The Streptomyces sp. SS1-1 genome has a segment encoding these proteins:
- a CDS encoding extracellular solute-binding protein gives MRRGIAATALVASLALAATACGGDDSGSDSSGPVTITWWDTSNATNEAPTYKALVKEFEAANKDIKVKYVNVPFDQAQNKFDTAAGSKGAPDVLRSEVGWTPAFAKKGFFLPLDGTDALAEQDKFKSNLLEQAKYEGKTYGVPLVTDTLALVYNKQLFEKAGITEAPKSWDDLKKAAATIKGKTGVDGYWGSTQAYYAQSFLYGEGTDTVDAGAKKITVNSAEAKKAYGTWLDLFDGKGLHKADTTADAYAHIQDAFVNGKVAAIVQGPWEITNFYKGSAFKDKANLGIATVPAGSSGKAGAPTGGHNLSVYAGSDEAHQKAALKFVNFMTSAKSQEAIALKNSTLPTRDDAYTDKVKADPGIAGYQGVLAAAQPRPALPEYSSLWGPLDTELPKIAGGKESLDKGLSSAETAIAKLVPDFSK, from the coding sequence ATGCGGCGTGGCATAGCGGCCACCGCGCTGGTGGCGTCCCTCGCCCTCGCGGCGACGGCCTGCGGCGGAGACGACAGCGGCAGCGACTCGAGCGGTCCGGTCACCATCACCTGGTGGGACACCTCCAACGCGACCAACGAGGCGCCGACGTACAAGGCCTTGGTCAAGGAGTTCGAGGCCGCCAACAAGGACATCAAGGTCAAGTACGTCAACGTCCCCTTCGACCAGGCGCAGAACAAGTTCGACACCGCCGCCGGATCCAAGGGTGCCCCCGACGTCCTGCGCTCCGAGGTCGGCTGGACCCCGGCCTTCGCCAAGAAGGGCTTCTTCCTGCCGCTGGACGGCACGGACGCCCTCGCGGAGCAGGACAAGTTCAAGTCCAACCTGCTGGAGCAGGCCAAGTACGAGGGCAAGACGTACGGCGTCCCGCTCGTCACGGACACGCTCGCGCTCGTCTACAACAAGCAGCTCTTCGAGAAGGCCGGCATCACCGAGGCCCCCAAGAGCTGGGACGACCTCAAGAAGGCCGCCGCCACGATCAAGGGCAAGACCGGCGTCGACGGCTACTGGGGCTCCACCCAGGCCTACTACGCCCAGTCCTTCCTCTACGGCGAGGGCACCGACACCGTCGACGCCGGCGCCAAGAAGATCACCGTCAACTCGGCGGAGGCGAAGAAGGCGTACGGCACCTGGCTGGACCTCTTCGACGGCAAGGGCCTGCACAAGGCCGACACGACCGCCGACGCGTACGCCCACATCCAGGACGCGTTCGTCAACGGCAAGGTCGCCGCGATCGTCCAGGGCCCCTGGGAGATCACGAACTTCTACAAGGGCTCCGCGTTCAAGGACAAGGCCAACCTCGGTATCGCCACCGTCCCGGCCGGCTCCAGCGGCAAGGCGGGCGCCCCGACCGGCGGCCACAACCTGTCCGTCTACGCCGGCTCCGACGAGGCCCACCAGAAGGCCGCGCTGAAGTTCGTGAACTTCATGACGTCGGCGAAGTCCCAGGAGGCCATCGCGCTGAAGAACAGCACGCTGCCCACCCGTGACGACGCGTACACCGACAAGGTCAAGGCCGACCCCGGCATCGCCGGCTACCAGGGCGTCCTCGCCGCCGCCCAGCCGCGCCCGGCGCTGCCGGAGTACAGCTCCCTGTGGGGCCCGCTCGACACCGAGCTGCCCAAGATCGCGGGTGGCAAGGAGTCCCTGGACAAGGGCCTGAGCTCCGCCGAGACGGCCATCGCCAAGCTGGTGCCCGACTTCAGCAAGTGA
- a CDS encoding LacI family DNA-binding transcriptional regulator — MTTRLADIAAQAGVSEATVSRVLNGKPGVAATTRQSVLAALDVLGYERPVRLRQRSEGLVGLITPELENPIFPALAQVIGQALTRQGYTPVLATQTPGGSTEDELTEMLVDRGVAGIIYVSGLHADTTADMQRYERLRAQGVPFVLVDGFSPKVQAPFISPDDRAAMSLAVTHLVSLGHTRIGLALGPKRFVPVQRKIEGFVRTVQDQLNLAPDVVERDLVQHSLYTLEGGQAAATALIARDCTAIVCASDMMALGAIRAARQQGLEVPTDISVVGFDDSPLIAFTDPPLTTVRKPVPAMGQAAVRTLLEEIGGTPAPHSEFVFMPELVVRGSTASAPGDRTRP, encoded by the coding sequence GTGACCACACGGCTTGCCGACATCGCTGCTCAGGCGGGGGTGAGCGAAGCGACCGTCAGCCGCGTCCTCAACGGGAAGCCGGGCGTCGCCGCCACCACCCGCCAGTCCGTGCTGGCCGCACTCGACGTGCTCGGCTACGAGCGTCCGGTGCGGCTGCGACAGCGCAGCGAGGGCCTCGTCGGCCTGATCACGCCCGAGCTGGAGAACCCGATATTCCCGGCGCTCGCCCAGGTCATCGGCCAGGCGCTGACCCGGCAGGGCTACACGCCCGTGCTGGCCACCCAGACGCCCGGCGGGTCCACGGAGGACGAGCTCACCGAGATGCTCGTGGACCGGGGGGTCGCGGGCATCATCTATGTCTCCGGTCTGCACGCGGACACCACCGCGGACATGCAGCGCTACGAGCGGCTGCGCGCCCAGGGCGTCCCCTTCGTCCTCGTCGACGGCTTCTCCCCCAAGGTCCAGGCGCCCTTCATCTCCCCCGACGACCGGGCGGCGATGTCGCTGGCGGTGACCCACCTCGTCTCCCTCGGGCACACCCGGATCGGCCTGGCCCTCGGCCCGAAGCGGTTCGTGCCGGTGCAGCGCAAGATCGAGGGGTTCGTGCGGACCGTCCAGGACCAGCTGAACCTGGCGCCCGACGTCGTGGAACGGGACCTGGTGCAGCACTCGCTGTACACGCTGGAGGGCGGGCAGGCCGCCGCCACCGCCCTCATCGCCCGTGACTGCACGGCCATCGTGTGCGCCAGCGACATGATGGCGCTGGGCGCGATACGGGCGGCCCGCCAGCAGGGGCTCGAGGTCCCCACCGACATCTCCGTGGTCGGCTTCGACGACTCCCCACTGATCGCCTTCACCGACCCGCCCCTCACCACGGTGCGCAAGCCGGTCCCGGCCATGGGCCAGGCCGCCGTACGCACGCTGCTCGAGGAGATCGGCGGAACCCCGGCGCCGCACAGCGAGTTCGTCTTCATGCCGGAGTTGGTCGTCCGCGGCTCGACGGCCTCCGCGCCCGGCGACCGGACGCGCCCCTAG
- a CDS encoding phosphatase PAP2 family protein, with amino-acid sequence MGDATVTTREGPEEAVPLSVAERTGPGLLRRLRSPRRPRLWFEILLIAVSYWTYSLIRNAVPEQRAEALSNADWLWRLEHSLGIAVEESVNHAVNGVTWLIVGMNYYYATLHFVVTLAVLVWLFRRHPGRYAATRLVLFVTTGVALVGYYLYPLAPPRLMTNTGFVDTVLAHDTWGSMASGDLKNMSNQYAAMPSMHIGWSVWSGLTIFILARTPWVRLLGLLYPVATLVVIVATANHFWLDAVGGLICLAFGYTVARLWYGALPYRLPRAVGAGKALSPGGGARPAPAATEEENPPVPARAPSGP; translated from the coding sequence ATGGGTGACGCTACGGTGACGACACGCGAAGGCCCTGAAGAAGCCGTCCCGCTCTCCGTCGCGGAGAGGACGGGACCGGGACTCCTACGACGTCTGCGCAGCCCGCGACGACCACGTCTGTGGTTCGAGATCCTGCTGATCGCGGTGAGTTACTGGACGTACTCCCTGATCCGCAACGCCGTCCCGGAGCAGCGCGCGGAGGCCCTCAGCAACGCCGACTGGCTGTGGCGGCTCGAGCACAGCCTCGGCATCGCCGTCGAGGAGTCCGTCAACCACGCGGTGAACGGCGTGACTTGGCTGATCGTCGGAATGAACTACTACTACGCCACACTGCACTTCGTGGTGACGCTCGCGGTGCTGGTCTGGCTGTTCCGCCGGCACCCCGGCCGCTACGCGGCGACCCGCCTGGTCCTCTTCGTCACCACCGGTGTGGCCCTCGTCGGTTACTACCTGTATCCGCTCGCTCCCCCGCGGCTGATGACGAACACCGGCTTCGTCGACACGGTCCTCGCCCACGACACCTGGGGCTCGATGGCCTCCGGCGACCTGAAGAACATGTCGAACCAGTACGCCGCGATGCCGTCCATGCACATCGGCTGGTCGGTGTGGAGCGGTCTGACGATCTTCATCCTGGCGAGGACCCCCTGGGTCCGGCTCCTCGGCCTGCTCTATCCGGTGGCGACCCTCGTCGTGATCGTCGCGACGGCCAACCACTTCTGGCTCGACGCGGTCGGCGGTCTGATCTGCCTGGCCTTCGGCTACACCGTGGCCCGCCTCTGGTACGGGGCGCTGCCCTACCGGCTGCCGCGGGCCGTGGGGGCCGGGAAAGCGCTGTCCCCGGGCGGGGGCGCACGGCCCGCCCCGGCGGCCACCGAGGAGGAGAACCCGCCGGTCCCGGCCCGCGCTCCCTCGGGCCCGTAG
- a CDS encoding bifunctional [glutamine synthetase] adenylyltransferase/[glutamine synthetase]-adenylyl-L-tyrosine phosphorylase — translation MTAPGRRSSTFTRLLRHGFTDPSAAERLLDSPDLTPLRNDPVLLEALGATADPDLALNGLVRLTEAQPTPADRRELLDTLIAAKPLRDRLLGVLGASAALADHLARHPGDWQVLVTYEPRDLHPEVEEFERALAEAGDPVALRVAYRRCLLSIAARDVCGTTDLAQTAAELADLATATLRAALALATADAPRDAEQCRLAVIAMGKCGGHELNYVSDVDVIFVGESADGADEGKALQAATRLASHMMRICSETTVEGSIWPVDANLRPEGRNGPLVRTLSSHLAYYQRWAKTWEFQALLKARPVAGDLELGAEYVAALRPLVWKAAERDNFVADVQQMRRRVIENIPVSEVDRQLKLGPGGLRDVEFAVQLLQLVHGRDDAALRSGTTLDALQALAAGGYVGRADAAQLDAAYRFLRSMEHRIQLHRLRRTHLVPEDDADLRRIGRSLGLRVDPVAELTREWKRHSSVVRRLHEKLFYRPLLDAVAQLAPGEARLSAGAARERLIALGYADPASALRHLEALASGVTRAAAIQRTLLPVLLGWFADSADPDSGLLNFRKVSDALGKTPWYLRLLRDEGAAAENLARVLSAGRLAPDLLMRAPEAVALLGDGDGGTGLEPRPRAHLEQEVLAAVRRADNAAQAVTAARGVRRRELFRTAAADIVASYGTETTPAEADQGALVDRVGAAVSDLTAATLAGTLRAVVREGWGDTLPTRFAIIGMGRFGGHELGYGSDADVLFVHEPRDGVDDQEAAAAANRVVAEMRRLLQIPSADPPLLIDADLRPEGKSGPLVRTLKSYAAYYRRWSLGWESQALLRAEPVAGDDDLGARFIELIDPLRYPARGLDEEAVREIRRLKARMESERLPRGADPKLHTKLGPGGLSDVEWTVQLLQLRHGAEEPGLRTTRTREALAAARAAGLIGEEEAGILDEAWVLATRVRNAVMLVRGRAGDTFPSDPRELAAVGRYLGYEPGHVGDMLDDYRRTARRARGVVDELFYGG, via the coding sequence ATGACGGCGCCGGGACGCAGGAGCAGTACGTTCACTCGGCTGCTGCGGCACGGTTTCACCGACCCGTCGGCCGCCGAACGCCTCCTGGACAGCCCCGACCTCACCCCCCTCAGGAACGACCCGGTCCTCCTGGAGGCCCTGGGCGCCACCGCCGACCCCGACCTCGCGCTGAACGGCCTCGTCCGCCTCACCGAGGCCCAGCCCACCCCCGCCGACCGGCGCGAGCTGCTGGACACCCTGATAGCGGCCAAGCCGCTGCGCGACCGGCTGCTCGGTGTGCTCGGCGCCTCCGCCGCCCTCGCCGACCACCTCGCCCGGCACCCCGGCGACTGGCAGGTCCTGGTCACCTACGAGCCGCGCGACCTGCACCCCGAGGTGGAGGAGTTCGAGCGGGCCCTCGCCGAGGCCGGCGACCCCGTCGCCCTGCGCGTCGCCTACCGGCGCTGCCTGCTCTCCATCGCCGCCCGCGACGTGTGCGGCACCACCGACCTCGCCCAGACGGCCGCCGAGCTCGCCGACCTCGCCACCGCCACCCTGCGCGCCGCCCTCGCCCTCGCCACCGCCGACGCCCCGCGGGACGCCGAGCAGTGCCGGCTCGCGGTGATCGCGATGGGGAAGTGCGGCGGCCACGAGCTCAACTACGTCTCCGACGTCGACGTCATCTTCGTCGGCGAGAGCGCCGACGGCGCCGACGAGGGCAAGGCCCTGCAGGCCGCCACCCGGCTCGCCTCGCACATGATGCGGATCTGCTCCGAGACCACCGTCGAGGGCTCCATCTGGCCCGTCGACGCCAACCTGCGTCCCGAGGGCCGCAACGGCCCCCTGGTGCGCACCCTCAGCAGCCACCTCGCCTACTACCAGCGCTGGGCCAAGACCTGGGAGTTCCAGGCCCTGCTCAAGGCCCGCCCGGTCGCGGGCGACCTGGAGCTGGGCGCCGAGTACGTCGCCGCGCTGCGGCCCCTGGTCTGGAAGGCCGCCGAGCGCGACAACTTCGTCGCGGACGTGCAGCAGATGCGCCGCCGCGTCATCGAGAACATCCCGGTGTCCGAGGTGGACCGCCAGCTCAAGCTCGGCCCCGGCGGCCTGCGGGACGTCGAGTTCGCCGTGCAGCTGCTCCAGCTGGTGCACGGCCGCGACGACGCCGCCCTGCGCAGCGGCACCACCCTGGACGCCCTCCAGGCCCTCGCCGCCGGCGGGTACGTCGGCCGGGCCGACGCCGCCCAGCTCGACGCCGCCTACCGCTTCCTGCGCTCCATGGAGCACCGCATCCAGCTGCACCGGCTGCGCCGCACCCACCTGGTCCCCGAGGACGACGCCGACCTGCGCCGCATCGGCCGCTCCCTGGGTCTGCGCGTCGACCCGGTCGCCGAGCTGACCCGCGAGTGGAAACGGCACAGCAGCGTCGTACGGCGGCTGCACGAGAAGCTGTTCTACCGGCCGCTGCTGGACGCCGTCGCCCAGCTCGCCCCCGGCGAGGCACGGCTCAGCGCGGGCGCGGCCCGGGAACGGCTCATCGCCCTCGGCTACGCCGACCCCGCGTCGGCGCTGCGGCACCTGGAGGCGCTGGCCTCCGGGGTGACCCGCGCGGCGGCGATCCAGCGCACCCTGCTGCCCGTCCTCCTCGGCTGGTTCGCGGACTCCGCCGACCCGGACTCCGGGCTGCTGAACTTCCGCAAGGTCTCCGACGCGCTCGGCAAGACCCCCTGGTACCTGCGGCTGCTGCGCGACGAGGGCGCCGCCGCCGAGAACCTCGCCCGGGTCCTGTCGGCGGGCCGGCTCGCCCCCGACCTGCTGATGCGGGCACCGGAGGCCGTCGCGCTGCTCGGCGACGGCGACGGCGGCACCGGTCTGGAGCCACGACCCCGGGCCCATCTGGAGCAGGAGGTCCTGGCCGCGGTGCGCCGCGCCGACAACGCCGCCCAGGCAGTCACGGCGGCCCGTGGCGTCCGGCGCCGCGAGCTGTTCCGTACGGCCGCCGCCGACATCGTGGCGTCCTACGGCACCGAGACCACGCCGGCCGAGGCCGACCAGGGCGCCCTCGTGGACCGGGTCGGCGCCGCCGTCTCCGACCTCACGGCGGCCACACTGGCCGGCACCCTGCGCGCGGTCGTCCGCGAGGGCTGGGGCGACACCCTGCCCACCCGCTTCGCGATCATCGGCATGGGCCGCTTCGGCGGGCACGAGCTGGGCTACGGCAGCGACGCGGACGTCCTGTTCGTGCACGAGCCGCGCGACGGCGTCGACGACCAGGAGGCCGCCGCCGCGGCCAACCGCGTGGTGGCGGAGATGCGGCGGCTGCTCCAGATCCCCAGCGCCGACCCGCCGCTGCTGATCGACGCCGACCTGCGCCCCGAGGGCAAGTCGGGGCCGCTGGTGCGCACCCTGAAGTCGTACGCCGCCTACTACCGGCGCTGGTCGCTGGGGTGGGAGTCGCAGGCGCTGCTGCGGGCCGAGCCGGTCGCGGGGGACGACGATCTGGGCGCCCGGTTCATCGAGCTGATCGACCCCCTGCGCTACCCCGCCCGGGGGCTCGACGAGGAGGCCGTACGGGAGATCCGGCGGCTGAAGGCGCGCATGGAGTCCGAGCGCCTGCCGCGCGGCGCCGACCCGAAGCTGCACACCAAGCTCGGCCCCGGCGGGCTGTCGGACGTCGAGTGGACCGTTCAGCTGCTCCAGCTGCGGCACGGCGCGGAGGAGCCGGGACTGCGCACCACCCGCACTCGCGAGGCGCTGGCCGCCGCCCGCGCGGCCGGGCTCATCGGCGAGGAGGAGGCCGGGATCCTGGACGAGGCGTGGGTGCTGGCGACCCGCGTCCGCAACGCCGTGATGCTGGTGCGCGGACGCGCCGGCGACACCTTCCCGTCGGACCCGCGCGAGCTGGCGGCGGTCGGCCGGTACCTGGGGTACGAGCCCGGTCACGTCGGCGACATGCTGGACGACTACCGCCGTACCGCCCGGCGGGCGCGCGGCGTGGTGGACGAGCTGTTCTACGGGGGATGA
- a CDS encoding VOC family protein: protein MDFTLEVIPLPVSDIDRARDFYRDKVGFHVDIDQEVMPGMRIVQLTPPGSGCSIALGDSIWDLTKGETVPQPGSYQGLQLCVADIKAAYAELRDRGLEVSEPVQYSPDDGATFMYFKDPDGNGWSIQEYRRRAAQPLHAVLSEQAAESE, encoded by the coding sequence ATGGACTTCACCCTCGAAGTGATCCCGCTGCCCGTGAGCGACATCGACCGGGCCCGTGACTTCTACCGCGACAAGGTCGGCTTCCACGTCGACATCGACCAGGAGGTCATGCCGGGCATGCGCATCGTCCAGCTGACCCCGCCGGGGTCGGGCTGCTCGATCGCCCTGGGCGACAGCATCTGGGACCTGACCAAGGGCGAGACCGTCCCCCAGCCCGGCTCCTACCAGGGCCTCCAGCTCTGCGTGGCCGACATCAAGGCGGCGTACGCGGAGCTGCGCGACCGGGGCCTGGAGGTGTCGGAGCCGGTGCAGTACTCCCCCGACGACGGCGCCACCTTCATGTACTTCAAGGACCCCGACGGCAACGGCTGGTCGATCCAGGAGTACCGCCGCCGCGCGGCCCAGCCGCTGCACGCGGTGCTGTCGGAGCAGGCTGCGGAGTCGGAGTAG
- the glnA gene encoding type I glutamate--ammonia ligase, producing MDKQQEFVLRTLEERDIRFVRLWFTDVLGFLKSVAVAPAELEQAFDEGIGFDGSAIEGFARVYESDMIAKPDPSTFQILPWRAEAPGTARMFCDILMPDGSPSFADPRYVLKRALARTSDLGFTFYTHPEIEFFLLKDKPVDGTRPTPADNSGYFDHTPQNIGMDFRRQAITMLESMGISVEFSHHEGAPGQQEIDLRYADALSTADNIMTFRLVMKQVALEQGVQATFMPKPFSEHPGSGMHTHLSLFEGDRNAFYESGAEYQLSKVGRSFIAGLLRHAAEISAVTNQWVNSYKRIWGGSERTAGAGGEAPSYICWGHNNRSALVRVPMYKPGKTGSARVEVRSLDAGTNPYLAYAVLLAAGLKGIEEGYELPPGAEDDVWALSNAERRAMGIEPLPQNLGEALTLMENSDLVAETLGEHVFDFFLRNKKSEWEEYRSEVTAFELRKNLPVL from the coding sequence ATGGACAAGCAGCAGGAGTTCGTGCTCCGGACGTTGGAGGAGCGCGACATCCGGTTCGTACGGCTGTGGTTCACGGACGTGCTGGGCTTCCTCAAGTCCGTGGCCGTGGCCCCCGCCGAGCTGGAGCAGGCCTTCGACGAGGGCATCGGCTTCGACGGCTCCGCGATCGAGGGCTTCGCCCGCGTCTACGAGTCCGACATGATCGCCAAGCCGGACCCGTCGACATTCCAGATCCTCCCCTGGCGCGCCGAGGCGCCCGGCACGGCCCGGATGTTCTGCGACATCCTCATGCCCGACGGCTCCCCGTCCTTCGCGGACCCGCGCTACGTCCTCAAGCGCGCCCTCGCCCGCACCTCCGACCTGGGCTTCACGTTCTACACGCACCCGGAGATCGAGTTCTTCCTGCTGAAGGACAAGCCGGTCGACGGCACCCGCCCCACCCCGGCCGACAACTCCGGCTACTTCGACCACACCCCGCAGAACATCGGCATGGACTTCCGCCGCCAGGCGATCACCATGCTGGAGTCCATGGGCATCTCGGTCGAGTTCTCCCACCACGAGGGCGCCCCCGGCCAGCAGGAGATCGACCTCCGCTACGCCGACGCGCTCTCCACGGCCGACAACATCATGACGTTCCGGCTGGTCATGAAGCAGGTGGCGCTGGAGCAGGGCGTCCAGGCGACGTTCATGCCCAAGCCGTTCTCCGAGCACCCAGGCAGCGGCATGCACACCCACCTGTCGCTCTTCGAGGGCGACCGCAACGCGTTCTACGAGTCCGGCGCCGAGTACCAGCTCTCGAAGGTGGGCCGCTCCTTCATCGCGGGCCTGCTCCGCCACGCCGCCGAGATCTCCGCGGTCACCAACCAGTGGGTGAACTCCTACAAGCGCATCTGGGGCGGCTCCGAGCGCACCGCGGGCGCCGGCGGCGAGGCCCCCTCCTACATCTGCTGGGGTCACAACAACCGCTCGGCCCTGGTCCGCGTCCCGATGTACAAGCCCGGCAAGACCGGCTCGGCCCGCGTCGAGGTCCGCTCCCTGGACGCCGGCACCAACCCGTACCTCGCCTACGCGGTCCTGCTCGCCGCCGGCCTCAAGGGCATCGAGGAGGGCTACGAACTCCCGCCCGGCGCCGAGGACGACGTGTGGGCCCTCTCCAACGCCGAACGCCGCGCGATGGGCATCGAGCCCCTCCCGCAGAACCTCGGCGAGGCCCTGACCCTCATGGAGAACAGCGACCTGGTCGCCGAGACCCTCGGCGAGCACGTCTTCGACTTCTTCCTGCGCAACAAGAAGAGCGAGTGGGAGGAGTACCGCAGCGAGGTCACGGCCTTCGAACTGCGGAAGAACCTGCCGGTGCTGTAG